The following coding sequences lie in one Arachis ipaensis cultivar K30076 chromosome B03, Araip1.1, whole genome shotgun sequence genomic window:
- the LOC107629726 gene encoding trehalose-phosphate phosphatase A isoform X1, whose protein sequence is MDLKSNHTPVLADAAPITKSRLGVHSSLLPYSPTGATFPHGMLLTIPRKKTGLLEDVRSSSWLDAMKSSSPPPRKITKDVSHGFASHESDAAYFNWLLKYPSALTSFEQITNYAKGKRIALFLDYDGTLSPIVDNPDCAFMSDNMRDAVKKVAEYFPTAIISGRSRDKVYEFIGLTELYYAGSHGMDIIGPVRQAVPDNHPNCTIRSTDKQGKEVNLFQPAAEFLPLIDEVFESLVESTKDIKGAKVENNKFCVSVHYRNVDDKSWDLVGQIVHDILKGYPRLRLTHGRKVLEVRPVIDWDKGKAVTFLLESLGLSNCDDVLPIYIGDDRTDEDAFKVLREGNKGYGILVSSAPKESNAVYSLRDPSEVMEFLKSLVDSKIRVYPIWLSCRFIHTQVQRPNTFGVEPNGKYSFPLSSNERILDLWIKLSFEVSDPCELYRTIHEE, encoded by the exons ATGGACTTGAAATCAAATCACACCCCTGTTCTTGCTGATGCTGCACCCATAACAAAGTCAAGACTGGGTGTGCATTCAAGTTTATTGCCTTACTCCCCAACCGGGGCGACCTTTCCACATGGTATGCTATTGACTATCCCAAGGAAGAAAACTGGACTTCTTGAGGATGTTCGTTCTAGTAGTTGGTTGGATGCCATGAAATCATCTTCTCCTCCCCCCAGGAAGATAACGAAGGATGTTAGTCATGGCTTTGCGTCACATGAATCTGATGCTGCTTATTTTAACTGGCTG CTAAAGTATCCCTCAGCACTTACATCTTTTGAGCAAATTACAAACTatgcaaaagggaagagaatAGCCTTGTTTCTGGATTATGATGGAACTCTTTCACCGATCGTCGATAATCCTGACTGTGCTTTCATGTCTGACAAT ATGCGAGATGCTGTTAAAAAGGTGGCTGAATATTTCCCTACTGCTATTATCAGTGGAAGAAGTCGTGACAAG GTATATGAATTTATAGGACTAACAGAACTCTATTATGCTGGTAGTCATGGTATGGACATCATTGGTCCTGTCAGGCAGGCTGTACCTGATAACCACCCTAATTGCACCATTAGGTCTACTGACAAGCAG GGTAAGGAAGTTAATTTATTCCAACCTGCTGCTGAGTTCTTGCCCCTGATTGATGAG GTGTTTGAGTCTCTTGTTGAGAGTACAAAAGATATTAAAGGAGCAAAAGTTGAAAACAATAAATTTTGTGTGTCTGTACATTACCGCAATGTAGATGATAAG AGTTGGGATTTGGTGGGGCAGATTGTCCATGATATTCTGAAGGGCTATCCACGTTTGCGACTAACTCATGGGCGCAAG GTCTTAGAGGTCCGCCCAGTGATTGACTGGGATAAGGGAAAAGCAGTCACGTTTTTGCTCGAGTCACTTG GGCTTAGCAATTGTGATGATGTGCTTCCTATATATATTGGAGATGACAGAACAGATGAAGATGCATTTAAG GTTCTGAGGGAGGGAAATAAAGGTTATGGGATCTTAGTGTCCTCAGCGCCAAAAGAAAGCAATGCAGTTTACTCTCTCCGTGATCCATCAGAG GTGATGGAGTTTCTCAAGTCTCTTGTG GATTCGAAGATTCGAGTCTACCCAATTTGGTTGTCGTGCAGGTTCATACATACACAGGTTCAACGACCCAATACATTTGGAGTAGAGCCCAATGGAAAATATTCATTCCCCCTCTCCTCGAATGAAAGGATTTTGGACCTTTGGATCAAACTTTCATTTGAGGTGTCAGATCCATGTGAATTGTATAGAACTATACACGAAGAGTAA
- the LOC107629726 gene encoding trehalose-phosphate phosphatase A isoform X3, producing MDLKSNHTPVLADAAPITKSRLGVHSSLLPYSPTGATFPHGMLLTIPRKKTGLLEDVRSSSWLDAMKSSSPPPRKITKDVSHGFASHESDAAYFNWLMRDAVKKVAEYFPTAIISGRSRDKVYEFIGLTELYYAGSHGMDIIGPVRQAVPDNHPNCTIRSTDKQGKEVNLFQPAAEFLPLIDEVFESLVESTKDIKGAKVENNKFCVSVHYRNVDDKSWDLVGQIVHDILKGYPRLRLTHGRKVLEVRPVIDWDKGKAVTFLLESLGLSNCDDVLPIYIGDDRTDEDAFKVLREGNKGYGILVSSAPKESNAVYSLRDPSEVMEFLKSLVDSKIRVYPIWLSCRFIHTQVQRPNTFGVEPNGKYSFPLSSNERILDLWIKLSFEVSDPCELYRTIHEE from the exons ATGGACTTGAAATCAAATCACACCCCTGTTCTTGCTGATGCTGCACCCATAACAAAGTCAAGACTGGGTGTGCATTCAAGTTTATTGCCTTACTCCCCAACCGGGGCGACCTTTCCACATGGTATGCTATTGACTATCCCAAGGAAGAAAACTGGACTTCTTGAGGATGTTCGTTCTAGTAGTTGGTTGGATGCCATGAAATCATCTTCTCCTCCCCCCAGGAAGATAACGAAGGATGTTAGTCATGGCTTTGCGTCACATGAATCTGATGCTGCTTATTTTAACTGGCTG ATGCGAGATGCTGTTAAAAAGGTGGCTGAATATTTCCCTACTGCTATTATCAGTGGAAGAAGTCGTGACAAG GTATATGAATTTATAGGACTAACAGAACTCTATTATGCTGGTAGTCATGGTATGGACATCATTGGTCCTGTCAGGCAGGCTGTACCTGATAACCACCCTAATTGCACCATTAGGTCTACTGACAAGCAG GGTAAGGAAGTTAATTTATTCCAACCTGCTGCTGAGTTCTTGCCCCTGATTGATGAG GTGTTTGAGTCTCTTGTTGAGAGTACAAAAGATATTAAAGGAGCAAAAGTTGAAAACAATAAATTTTGTGTGTCTGTACATTACCGCAATGTAGATGATAAG AGTTGGGATTTGGTGGGGCAGATTGTCCATGATATTCTGAAGGGCTATCCACGTTTGCGACTAACTCATGGGCGCAAG GTCTTAGAGGTCCGCCCAGTGATTGACTGGGATAAGGGAAAAGCAGTCACGTTTTTGCTCGAGTCACTTG GGCTTAGCAATTGTGATGATGTGCTTCCTATATATATTGGAGATGACAGAACAGATGAAGATGCATTTAAG GTTCTGAGGGAGGGAAATAAAGGTTATGGGATCTTAGTGTCCTCAGCGCCAAAAGAAAGCAATGCAGTTTACTCTCTCCGTGATCCATCAGAG GTGATGGAGTTTCTCAAGTCTCTTGTG GATTCGAAGATTCGAGTCTACCCAATTTGGTTGTCGTGCAGGTTCATACATACACAGGTTCAACGACCCAATACATTTGGAGTAGAGCCCAATGGAAAATATTCATTCCCCCTCTCCTCGAATGAAAGGATTTTGGACCTTTGGATCAAACTTTCATTTGAGGTGTCAGATCCATGTGAATTGTATAGAACTATACACGAAGAGTAA
- the LOC107629726 gene encoding trehalose-phosphate phosphatase A isoform X2 has product MDLKSNHTPVLADAAPITKSRLGVHSSLLPYSPTGATFPHGMLLTIPRKKTGLLEDVRSSSWLDAMKSSSPPPRKITKDVSHGFASHESDAAYFNWLLKYPSALTSFEQITNYAKGKRIALFLDYDGTLSPIVDNPDCAFMSDNMRDAVKKVAEYFPTAIISGRSRDKVYEFIGLTELYYAGSHGMDIIGPVRQAVPDNHPNCTIRSTDKQGKEVNLFQPAAEFLPLIDEVFESLVESTKDIKGAKVENNKFCVSVHYRNVDDKSWDLVGQIVHDILKGYPRLRLTHGRKVLEVRPVIDWDKGKAVTFLLESLGLSNCDDVLPIYIGDDRTDEDAFKVLREGNKGYGILVSSAPKESNAVYSLRDPSEVMEFLKSLVETCQEVSCSRFAHRRPLMVATTLSLPCFVQTSNLLWQL; this is encoded by the exons ATGGACTTGAAATCAAATCACACCCCTGTTCTTGCTGATGCTGCACCCATAACAAAGTCAAGACTGGGTGTGCATTCAAGTTTATTGCCTTACTCCCCAACCGGGGCGACCTTTCCACATGGTATGCTATTGACTATCCCAAGGAAGAAAACTGGACTTCTTGAGGATGTTCGTTCTAGTAGTTGGTTGGATGCCATGAAATCATCTTCTCCTCCCCCCAGGAAGATAACGAAGGATGTTAGTCATGGCTTTGCGTCACATGAATCTGATGCTGCTTATTTTAACTGGCTG CTAAAGTATCCCTCAGCACTTACATCTTTTGAGCAAATTACAAACTatgcaaaagggaagagaatAGCCTTGTTTCTGGATTATGATGGAACTCTTTCACCGATCGTCGATAATCCTGACTGTGCTTTCATGTCTGACAAT ATGCGAGATGCTGTTAAAAAGGTGGCTGAATATTTCCCTACTGCTATTATCAGTGGAAGAAGTCGTGACAAG GTATATGAATTTATAGGACTAACAGAACTCTATTATGCTGGTAGTCATGGTATGGACATCATTGGTCCTGTCAGGCAGGCTGTACCTGATAACCACCCTAATTGCACCATTAGGTCTACTGACAAGCAG GGTAAGGAAGTTAATTTATTCCAACCTGCTGCTGAGTTCTTGCCCCTGATTGATGAG GTGTTTGAGTCTCTTGTTGAGAGTACAAAAGATATTAAAGGAGCAAAAGTTGAAAACAATAAATTTTGTGTGTCTGTACATTACCGCAATGTAGATGATAAG AGTTGGGATTTGGTGGGGCAGATTGTCCATGATATTCTGAAGGGCTATCCACGTTTGCGACTAACTCATGGGCGCAAG GTCTTAGAGGTCCGCCCAGTGATTGACTGGGATAAGGGAAAAGCAGTCACGTTTTTGCTCGAGTCACTTG GGCTTAGCAATTGTGATGATGTGCTTCCTATATATATTGGAGATGACAGAACAGATGAAGATGCATTTAAG GTTCTGAGGGAGGGAAATAAAGGTTATGGGATCTTAGTGTCCTCAGCGCCAAAAGAAAGCAATGCAGTTTACTCTCTCCGTGATCCATCAGAG GTGATGGAGTTTCTCAAGTCTCTTGTG gaaaCATGCCAAGAGGTTTCCTGCAGCAGGTTTGCGCACAGAAGACCTCTTATGGTAGCTACAACCTTGTCGCTACCTTGTTTTGTTCAAACTTCAAATCTCCTTTGGCAATTGTAA
- the LOC107629726 gene encoding trehalose-phosphate phosphatase A isoform X4, whose product MDLKSNHTPVLADAAPITKSRLGVHSSLLPYSPTGATFPHGMLLTIPRKKTGLLEDVRSSSWLDAMKSSSPPPRKITKDVSHGFASHESDAAYFNWLLKYPSALTSFEQITNYAKGKRIALFLDYDGTLSPIVDNPDCAFMSDNMRDAVKKVAEYFPTAIISGRSRDKVYEFIGLTELYYAGSHGMDIIGPVRQAVPDNHPNCTIRSTDKQGKEVNLFQPAAEFLPLIDEVFESLVESTKDIKGAKVENNKFCVSVHYRNVDDKSWDLVGQIVHDILKGYPRLRLTHGRKVLEVRPVIDWDKGKAVTFLLESLGLSNCDDVLPIYIGDDRTDEDAFKVLREGNKGYGILVSSAPKESNAVYSLRDPSEVMEFLKSLVVWKSSPLKSLI is encoded by the exons ATGGACTTGAAATCAAATCACACCCCTGTTCTTGCTGATGCTGCACCCATAACAAAGTCAAGACTGGGTGTGCATTCAAGTTTATTGCCTTACTCCCCAACCGGGGCGACCTTTCCACATGGTATGCTATTGACTATCCCAAGGAAGAAAACTGGACTTCTTGAGGATGTTCGTTCTAGTAGTTGGTTGGATGCCATGAAATCATCTTCTCCTCCCCCCAGGAAGATAACGAAGGATGTTAGTCATGGCTTTGCGTCACATGAATCTGATGCTGCTTATTTTAACTGGCTG CTAAAGTATCCCTCAGCACTTACATCTTTTGAGCAAATTACAAACTatgcaaaagggaagagaatAGCCTTGTTTCTGGATTATGATGGAACTCTTTCACCGATCGTCGATAATCCTGACTGTGCTTTCATGTCTGACAAT ATGCGAGATGCTGTTAAAAAGGTGGCTGAATATTTCCCTACTGCTATTATCAGTGGAAGAAGTCGTGACAAG GTATATGAATTTATAGGACTAACAGAACTCTATTATGCTGGTAGTCATGGTATGGACATCATTGGTCCTGTCAGGCAGGCTGTACCTGATAACCACCCTAATTGCACCATTAGGTCTACTGACAAGCAG GGTAAGGAAGTTAATTTATTCCAACCTGCTGCTGAGTTCTTGCCCCTGATTGATGAG GTGTTTGAGTCTCTTGTTGAGAGTACAAAAGATATTAAAGGAGCAAAAGTTGAAAACAATAAATTTTGTGTGTCTGTACATTACCGCAATGTAGATGATAAG AGTTGGGATTTGGTGGGGCAGATTGTCCATGATATTCTGAAGGGCTATCCACGTTTGCGACTAACTCATGGGCGCAAG GTCTTAGAGGTCCGCCCAGTGATTGACTGGGATAAGGGAAAAGCAGTCACGTTTTTGCTCGAGTCACTTG GGCTTAGCAATTGTGATGATGTGCTTCCTATATATATTGGAGATGACAGAACAGATGAAGATGCATTTAAG GTTCTGAGGGAGGGAAATAAAGGTTATGGGATCTTAGTGTCCTCAGCGCCAAAAGAAAGCAATGCAGTTTACTCTCTCCGTGATCCATCAGAG GTGATGGAGTTTCTCAAGTCTCTTGTGGTATGGAAGTCAAGCCCCCTAAAAAGCCTTATATAG